In one Janibacter cremeus genomic region, the following are encoded:
- the dinB gene encoding DNA polymerase IV, whose product MSRRQFRPPPRAGQGPPDDTGCTILHVDMDAFFAGASLLARPDLVGTPVIVGGGNRGVVLSATYEARAFGVTSAMPMGRARRLCPQATILPPDHELYARISRSVMATFTDITPSVEPLSLDEAFLDVAGAVRLMGSPATIAQRIRDTVADEQGITCSVGVASTKFVAKLASSLAKPDGLLVIPAAEVVTFVQQLPVAALWGVGDKTEESLARLGLKTVADIAHTPRETLVRALGTATGTHLHDLAWGRDPRTVEPVRRERSIGNERTYGHDVDDPQVVHRTLLALSEKTASRLRAAGLVGRTVSIKVRFADFTTISRSRSLRDPTDVSRDIAAMARDLYDALGLQRARIRLVGVRVEQLSEAASTPVQVALDEPEHGWRDADRAIDRASARFGIGSVRPASLLQDGDERRRHPPTARPGSDLE is encoded by the coding sequence ATGAGCCGGCGTCAGTTCCGGCCCCCACCACGGGCCGGTCAGGGCCCCCCGGACGACACCGGGTGCACGATCCTGCACGTCGACATGGACGCCTTCTTCGCCGGGGCCTCCCTGCTCGCGCGCCCCGACCTCGTCGGGACCCCCGTCATCGTCGGGGGCGGCAACCGCGGTGTCGTCCTCTCCGCGACCTACGAGGCCCGCGCCTTCGGCGTCACCTCCGCCATGCCCATGGGCCGGGCCCGCCGGCTGTGCCCGCAGGCGACCATCCTGCCCCCGGACCACGAGCTCTACGCCCGCATCTCGCGGTCGGTGATGGCGACCTTCACCGACATCACCCCCTCCGTCGAGCCACTCAGCCTCGACGAGGCCTTCCTCGACGTCGCCGGCGCCGTCCGCCTCATGGGCTCGCCGGCGACGATCGCCCAGCGCATCCGCGACACCGTCGCCGACGAGCAGGGGATCACCTGCTCGGTCGGGGTCGCCAGCACCAAGTTCGTCGCCAAGCTCGCCTCGTCCCTGGCCAAGCCGGACGGCCTCCTCGTCATCCCCGCCGCCGAGGTCGTCACCTTCGTCCAGCAGCTGCCGGTGGCCGCCCTGTGGGGTGTGGGCGACAAGACGGAGGAGTCCCTGGCCCGGTTGGGCCTGAAGACGGTGGCCGACATCGCCCACACCCCGCGCGAGACCCTCGTGCGCGCCCTCGGGACCGCGACCGGCACGCACCTGCACGACCTGGCCTGGGGCCGCGACCCCCGGACCGTCGAGCCCGTCCGCCGGGAGCGCAGCATCGGCAACGAGCGCACCTACGGTCACGACGTCGACGACCCGCAGGTCGTCCACCGCACCCTCCTCGCCCTGAGCGAGAAGACCGCGAGCCGGCTGCGGGCCGCCGGCCTGGTCGGCCGGACGGTGAGCATCAAGGTGCGGTTCGCCGACTTCACGACGATCAGCCGCTCCCGCTCCCTTCGTGACCCGACCGACGTCTCCCGGGACATCGCCGCGATGGCCCGGGACCTCTACGACGCCCTCGGGCTGCAACGCGCCCGCATCCGACTCGTCGGCGTGCGCGTCGAGCAGCTGAGCGAGGCGGCGTCCACACCGGTGCAGGTCGCCCTCGACGAGCCGGAGCACGGGTGGCGCGATGCCGACCGGGCGATCGACCGGGCCAGCGCCCGATTCGGGATCGGCAGCGTGCGTCCGGCGAGCCTGCTGCAGGACGGCGACGAACGCCGACGCCACCCACCTACCGCAAGGCCCGGGAGCGACCTAGAATGA
- a CDS encoding DUF7455 domain-containing protein: MNATLASPLTAADRCDRCGAKAYVRARLHAGGELLFCAHHGREHIPALKDLAEIEDESSRLEEVPASAPVEER; this comes from the coding sequence GTGAACGCGACCCTGGCCAGCCCCTTGACCGCAGCCGACCGCTGCGACCGCTGCGGCGCCAAGGCCTATGTGCGCGCCCGCCTCCACGCGGGCGGGGAGCTGCTCTTCTGCGCCCACCACGGGCGGGAGCACATCCCTGCACTGAAGGACCTCGCCGAGATCGAGGACGAGTCCTCGCGGCTCGAAGAGGTCCCGGCGTCGGCGCCCGTCGAAGAGCGCTGA
- a CDS encoding DUF3040 domain-containing protein: protein MALSERERQMLEEMEEAIRAEDPRFASQMKGRRTGPGGTDRRRVAIGAVGAIVGLGLVLLGINTTLWIGVAGFVIIVAAVAYAFTPSRQPATLGVVGDDGAVKKSPPKSRSKPAFGRGGGQGRSGRHPRHGTFMERMEQRWEERRRQGW from the coding sequence GTGGCGCTGTCAGAGCGTGAGCGGCAGATGCTCGAGGAGATGGAAGAGGCCATCCGGGCCGAGGACCCTCGCTTCGCGTCGCAGATGAAGGGCCGCAGGACGGGGCCTGGCGGGACCGACCGCCGCCGCGTCGCCATCGGTGCCGTCGGCGCGATCGTCGGTCTGGGGCTGGTCCTGCTGGGGATCAACACGACCTTGTGGATAGGTGTCGCCGGCTTCGTGATCATCGTCGCCGCCGTCGCCTACGCCTTCACCCCCTCGCGCCAGCCGGCCACGCTCGGCGTCGTCGGTGACGACGGTGCGGTGAAGAAGTCACCGCCCAAGTCCAGGTCCAAGCCGGCCTTCGGCCGCGGCGGCGGGCAGGGGCGCTCCGGCAGGCATCCGCGCCACGGGACCTTCATGGAGCGGATGGAGCAGCGCTGGGAGGAGCGTCGGCGTCAGGGCTGGTAG
- a CDS encoding DNA gyrase/topoisomerase IV subunit A, giving the protein MARRSAPAPRPEVPERIVDIDVADEMRNAFLEYSYSVIHARALPDARDGLKPVHRRILYAMSEMGLRPERGHVKSSRVVGEVMGKYHPHGDSAIYDALVRLAQPFSMRVPLVDGHGNFGSLDDGPAASRYTEARMAPAALLMVTGLDEDTVPFVPNYDDQLLQPDVLPSAYPNLLVNGTTGIAVGMATNMPPHNLVEVIGAARHLLVHPDASLDDLMKFVPGPDLPGGGRIVGLEGIRDAYLTGRGSFRTRATTRIEKVSPRRQGIIVTELPYLIGPEKVIEKIKDAVQSKKLQGIADVKDLTDRSSGMQLVIEIKNGFNPEAVLEKLYKLTPMEDSFSINNVALVDGRPRTMGLKELLTVYVDFRRQVVLRRTEHRLAKRRERLHLVEGLLVAILDIDEVIQVIRSSDDATTARERLRSVFDLSEPQATYILDLQLRRLTKFSRIELEKEQEELRAAIAELEEILGDEKVLTRLISSELADVAKKHGDPRRTVLLESAGAPATASTPLEVADDPCWVLLSSTGLLARTSDDEPLSREGARAKHDAVVAAVRTTARGEVAVVTSAGRMVRLGALELPTLPPSNGAPTLSGGAPLAAYVDLPGDERALTLTSLSPDSPGLALGTAHGVVKRVTTEYPKGHSWECISLKDGDHVVGAVELATGEEELVFVTSQASLLHFPAADVRPQGRSGGGVAGVRLTDGASVVFFGAVDPSLDNIVVTVSGSSDSLPGTDAGAWKATPFAEYPRKGRATGGVRAHRFLKGEDALLLAWVGRAGARAAQPNGVAITLPEPEGRRDGSGVPAGAVIGGIGSL; this is encoded by the coding sequence ATGGCCCGCCGATCCGCGCCCGCCCCCCGACCCGAGGTCCCCGAGCGGATCGTCGACATCGACGTCGCGGACGAGATGCGCAACGCCTTCCTCGAGTACAGCTACTCGGTCATCCACGCGCGCGCCCTGCCGGACGCCCGCGACGGGCTCAAGCCGGTCCACCGCCGGATCCTCTACGCCATGAGCGAGATGGGTCTGCGGCCCGAGCGCGGTCACGTCAAGTCCTCCCGCGTCGTCGGTGAGGTCATGGGCAAGTACCACCCGCACGGGGACTCGGCGATCTATGACGCGCTCGTGCGCCTGGCCCAGCCGTTCTCGATGCGGGTGCCGCTCGTCGACGGGCACGGCAACTTCGGCTCCCTCGACGACGGGCCGGCCGCCAGCCGGTACACCGAGGCCCGGATGGCCCCGGCCGCCCTGCTCATGGTCACCGGTCTGGACGAGGACACGGTCCCCTTCGTCCCCAACTACGACGACCAGCTCCTCCAGCCGGACGTCCTCCCCTCGGCCTACCCCAACCTGCTGGTCAACGGCACCACCGGCATCGCCGTGGGCATGGCGACGAACATGCCGCCGCACAACCTGGTCGAGGTCATCGGCGCGGCGCGACACCTGCTGGTCCACCCCGACGCCAGCCTGGACGACCTGATGAAGTTCGTGCCGGGGCCCGACCTGCCCGGCGGTGGCCGCATCGTCGGGCTCGAGGGGATCCGTGACGCCTACCTCACCGGGCGCGGGAGCTTCCGCACCCGGGCGACGACCCGGATCGAGAAGGTCTCGCCGCGCCGCCAGGGCATCATCGTCACCGAGCTGCCCTACCTCATCGGCCCCGAGAAGGTCATCGAGAAGATCAAGGACGCCGTCCAGTCCAAGAAGCTGCAGGGCATCGCCGACGTCAAGGACCTCACGGACCGCTCCTCGGGCATGCAGCTGGTCATCGAGATCAAGAACGGCTTCAACCCCGAGGCCGTGCTCGAGAAGCTCTACAAGCTCACGCCGATGGAGGACTCCTTCTCCATCAACAACGTCGCACTCGTCGACGGCCGGCCGCGGACGATGGGCCTGAAGGAGCTGCTCACCGTCTACGTCGACTTCCGTCGGCAGGTCGTGCTGCGCCGCACGGAGCACAGGCTGGCCAAGCGGCGCGAGCGACTGCACCTCGTCGAGGGGCTCCTCGTCGCGATCCTCGACATCGACGAGGTCATCCAGGTCATCCGCTCCAGCGACGACGCGACGACGGCCCGGGAGCGCCTGCGCAGCGTCTTCGACCTCTCGGAGCCGCAGGCGACCTACATCCTCGACCTGCAGCTGCGGCGGCTGACGAAGTTCTCCCGCATCGAGCTGGAGAAGGAGCAGGAGGAGCTGCGGGCCGCCATCGCCGAGCTCGAGGAGATCCTCGGCGACGAGAAGGTGCTGACCAGGCTGATCTCCAGCGAGCTGGCCGACGTCGCCAAGAAGCACGGCGACCCGCGCCGCACGGTCCTGCTCGAGTCCGCCGGTGCCCCGGCCACCGCCAGCACCCCGCTCGAGGTCGCCGACGACCCGTGCTGGGTGCTGCTGTCGAGCACCGGCCTGCTCGCCCGCACCAGCGACGACGAGCCGCTCAGCCGGGAGGGCGCGCGTGCCAAGCACGACGCGGTCGTGGCGGCGGTGCGCACCACCGCGCGCGGTGAGGTCGCCGTGGTCACCTCCGCGGGCCGGATGGTGCGGCTGGGCGCGCTGGAGCTGCCGACGCTGCCGCCCTCCAACGGCGCGCCCACCCTCTCCGGTGGTGCCCCGCTGGCGGCCTACGTCGACCTGCCCGGTGACGAGCGGGCGCTGACCCTGACCAGCCTCTCCCCGGACTCCCCCGGCCTGGCCCTGGGCACCGCCCACGGTGTCGTCAAGCGGGTCACGACCGAGTACCCCAAGGGCCACTCCTGGGAGTGCATCTCGCTCAAGGACGGCGACCACGTCGTCGGTGCGGTCGAGCTGGCGACGGGCGAGGAGGAGCTGGTCTTCGTCACCTCCCAGGCGAGCCTGCTGCACTTCCCCGCCGCGGACGTGCGCCCCCAGGGGCGCTCGGGCGGGGGCGTCGCGGGCGTGCGCCTGACGGACGGCGCCTCGGTCGTCTTCTTCGGCGCCGTCGACCCGTCGCTCGACAACATCGTCGTCACCGTCTCCGGGTCCAGCGACTCGCTGCCCGGCACCGATGCCGGCGCGTGGAAGGCCACCCCCTTCGCCGAGTACCCGCGCAAGGGCCGTGCCACCGGCGGCGTGCGCGCCCACCGCTTCCTCAAGGGGGAGGACGCACTGCTGCTCGCCTGGGTCGGTCGGGCCGGCGCGCGCGCCGCGCAGCCCAACGGCGTCGCGATCACCCTCCCGGAGCCCGAGGGCCGCCGCGACGGCTCCGGCGTCCCGGCCGGCGCCGTCATCGGGGGCATCGGCTCGCTCTGA
- a CDS encoding DNA gyrase/topoisomerase IV subunit B translates to MTHSRDLADMARGPASRPDRRDTTGRNLPGRARGADYPADKTPPRREGPAHLVPPAASTAKKTASSKSVKDYSAHHLQVLEGLEAVRKRPGMYIGSTDQRGLMHCMWEIIDNAVDEALGGHGDRIDITLHADGSVEVSDNGRGIPVDIEPRTGLTGVEVVYTKLHAGGKFGGGSYTASGGLHGVGASVVNALAVRLDVEVDRSGRTYAMSFRRGEPGVFSDVAGAKGAKSPDNEFTPYEKGSELEVVGKAKRGVTGTRVRYWADPQIFLKDATIDLTALMARARQTSFLVPGLTLVVRDERGEEPVEEVFHHDGGISEFVEFLAPDQPVTDVWRLEGTGTFTETVPVLDSKGHMTPTEVERECGVDIALRWGTGYEAKASSFVNIIATPKGGTHVAGFEQALLKVFRKQLDLNSRKLKVGNDKVEKDDLLAGLTAVVTVRLAEPQFEGQTKEVLGTSAVRSIVAKVVETELTSRLTSTKREDKQMAAQLLEKVVAEMKSRISARQHKETQRRKNALETSTLPPKLRDCRSTDVEATELFIVEGDSAMGTAKEARSSEFQALLPIRGKILNVQKAAVGDMLKNAECASIIQVIGAGSGRSFDLDAARYGKVIIMTDADVDGAHIRTLLLTLFFRYMRPMVEAGKVFAAVPPLHRIEVINPGSKKNELIYTYSEAEMRKKLAALSAKGKNIKQPIQRYKGLGEMDADQLAETTMDPRHRMLRRVTTEDLEIAEEVFELLMGKNVDPRRDFIVSSADQLDRERIDA, encoded by the coding sequence ATGACACACAGCCGTGACCTGGCCGACATGGCCAGGGGGCCGGCATCGCGTCCCGACCGGCGCGACACCACGGGCCGGAACCTCCCCGGTCGCGCCCGTGGGGCGGACTACCCTGCGGACAAGACCCCGCCCCGACGAGAAGGACCGGCCCACCTCGTGCCTCCGGCAGCCAGCACCGCCAAGAAGACCGCCAGCAGCAAGTCCGTCAAGGACTACTCGGCGCACCACCTGCAGGTCCTCGAGGGCCTCGAGGCCGTGCGCAAGCGCCCGGGCATGTACATCGGCTCCACCGACCAGCGCGGCCTCATGCACTGCATGTGGGAGATCATCGACAACGCCGTCGACGAGGCCCTCGGTGGCCACGGCGACCGCATCGACATCACCTTGCACGCCGACGGCTCGGTCGAGGTCAGCGACAACGGCCGGGGCATCCCGGTCGACATCGAGCCCCGGACCGGCCTGACCGGCGTCGAGGTGGTCTACACCAAGCTGCACGCGGGCGGGAAGTTCGGCGGCGGCTCCTACACCGCCTCCGGCGGTCTCCACGGCGTCGGCGCGTCGGTCGTCAACGCCCTCGCCGTGCGCCTGGACGTCGAGGTCGACCGGTCCGGCAGGACCTACGCGATGAGCTTCCGCCGGGGTGAGCCGGGCGTCTTCTCCGACGTCGCCGGGGCGAAGGGGGCGAAGTCGCCCGACAACGAGTTCACGCCCTACGAGAAGGGCAGCGAGCTGGAGGTCGTCGGCAAGGCCAAGCGGGGCGTCACCGGCACGCGGGTGCGCTACTGGGCGGACCCGCAGATCTTCCTCAAGGACGCCACCATCGACCTGACCGCGCTGATGGCCCGGGCGCGGCAGACCTCCTTCCTCGTGCCCGGCCTGACCCTCGTCGTGCGCGACGAGCGGGGCGAGGAGCCGGTGGAGGAGGTCTTCCACCACGACGGCGGCATCAGCGAGTTCGTCGAGTTCCTCGCCCCCGACCAGCCGGTGACCGACGTCTGGCGGCTGGAGGGCACCGGGACCTTCACCGAGACCGTCCCGGTCCTCGACAGCAAGGGGCACATGACCCCCACCGAGGTCGAGCGCGAGTGCGGCGTCGACATCGCGCTGCGGTGGGGGACCGGCTACGAGGCCAAGGCCTCCTCCTTCGTCAACATCATCGCCACGCCCAAGGGCGGTACCCACGTCGCCGGTTTCGAGCAGGCGCTGCTCAAGGTCTTCCGCAAGCAGCTCGACCTCAACAGCCGCAAGCTCAAGGTCGGCAACGACAAGGTGGAGAAGGACGACCTCCTCGCGGGCCTGACCGCCGTCGTCACCGTGCGGCTGGCCGAGCCGCAGTTCGAGGGCCAGACCAAGGAGGTCCTCGGCACGAGCGCCGTGCGCTCCATCGTCGCCAAGGTCGTCGAGACCGAGCTGACCTCACGTCTGACCTCGACCAAGCGCGAGGACAAGCAGATGGCCGCCCAGCTGCTGGAGAAGGTCGTCGCCGAGATGAAGTCGCGCATCTCCGCGCGCCAGCACAAGGAGACCCAGCGCCGCAAGAACGCCCTGGAGACCTCGACGCTGCCGCCGAAGCTGCGCGACTGCCGCAGCACGGACGTGGAGGCCACCGAGCTGTTCATCGTCGAGGGCGACTCGGCCATGGGCACGGCCAAGGAGGCCCGCAGCAGCGAGTTCCAGGCGCTGCTGCCCATCCGCGGCAAGATCCTCAACGTCCAGAAGGCCGCGGTCGGGGACATGCTCAAGAACGCCGAGTGCGCCTCGATCATCCAGGTCATCGGCGCCGGCTCGGGCCGCAGCTTCGACCTCGACGCGGCGCGGTACGGCAAGGTCATCATCATGACCGACGCCGATGTCGACGGCGCCCACATCCGCACCTTGCTGCTGACCCTCTTCTTCCGCTACATGCGACCCATGGTCGAGGCCGGCAAGGTCTTCGCCGCCGTGCCGCCGCTGCACCGCATCGAGGTGATCAACCCCGGCTCGAAGAAGAACGAGCTGATCTACACCTACTCCGAGGCGGAGATGCGCAAGAAGCTCGCCGCGCTGAGTGCCAAAGGAAAGAACATCAAGCAGCCGATCCAGCGCTACAAGGGCCTGGGTGAGATGGACGCCGACCAGCTCGCCGAGACGACCATGGACCCGCGGCACCGGATGCTGCGTCGGGTCACGACCGAGGACCTGGAGATCGCCGAGGAGGTCTTCGAGCTGCTCATGGGCAAGAACGTCGACCCCCGCCGCGACTTCATCGTCTCCTCCGCCGACCAGCTGGACCGCGAGCGCATCGACGCCTGA
- a CDS encoding DUF456 domain-containing protein: MTLAAQAAPDPIGFGLLIAVAIYVVGVIGIVLPVLPGLLLCVGAVLLWAIDTGGTLAWLTFGVALVLYLTGVSLQLLIPGRRMKREGVGGLTLLLGVVGAVVGVVVIPLLGLPIGFVAGIFAAEYLRFHQLDRAWSATKSALRGVLHSMGIELTTALAIAISWTIGILLH; encoded by the coding sequence ATGACCCTGGCGGCCCAGGCCGCCCCCGATCCGATCGGCTTCGGCCTGCTGATCGCTGTCGCGATCTACGTCGTCGGGGTCATCGGCATCGTGCTGCCGGTCCTGCCCGGTCTGCTGCTGTGCGTCGGGGCGGTCCTGCTCTGGGCCATCGACACCGGTGGCACCCTCGCGTGGCTCACCTTCGGGGTGGCCCTCGTGCTGTACCTGACCGGGGTCAGCCTGCAGCTGCTCATCCCCGGACGCCGGATGAAGCGTGAGGGCGTCGGCGGGCTGACCCTGCTCCTCGGCGTCGTCGGCGCCGTCGTCGGCGTCGTCGTCATCCCGCTGCTCGGCCTGCCGATCGGCTTCGTCGCGGGGATCTTCGCGGCGGAGTACCTGCGCTTCCACCAGCTCGACCGGGCCTGGTCCGCGACGAAGTCGGCCCTGCGCGGGGTCCTGCACAGCATGGGCATCGAGCTGACGACGGCCCTGGCCATCGCGATCAGCTGGACGATCGGGATCCTGCTGCACTGA
- a CDS encoding class I SAM-dependent methyltransferase: MNDERGWSRSSGVEANMRTAAVWSQLHDLSESRRQELGRPLRVLDLGGGTGGVAVALAEQGHTVTVVDPNADALASLARRAEESDAAERVSAVQGDADTFAASVTPGSIDLLCCHGALEYVEEPGATLTRVAEVLAPGGHLSLVTAQRVAAVLARAVAGRFDQATAALTSADGRWGEDDPMPRRFDRTDVADMLSRAGFTTLDARGVRIFSDLVPYEYIDTEADRQALLELEELAATDRRIGLSALGAAVHVIARRD, from the coding sequence GTGAACGACGAGCGAGGATGGTCCCGCAGCAGCGGGGTCGAGGCCAACATGCGCACCGCCGCCGTCTGGTCCCAGCTCCACGACCTCAGCGAGTCGCGTCGCCAGGAGCTGGGGCGACCCCTGCGCGTCCTCGACCTCGGGGGCGGGACCGGGGGAGTGGCCGTCGCACTCGCCGAGCAGGGCCACACGGTCACCGTGGTCGACCCCAACGCGGACGCCCTGGCCTCCCTCGCCCGTCGCGCCGAGGAGTCCGACGCCGCGGAGCGGGTCAGCGCCGTCCAGGGTGACGCCGACACCTTCGCCGCGTCCGTCACGCCCGGGTCCATCGACCTGCTCTGCTGCCACGGTGCCCTCGAGTACGTCGAGGAGCCCGGAGCCACCCTCACCCGGGTCGCCGAGGTCCTCGCCCCCGGCGGCCACCTGTCCCTCGTGACCGCGCAGCGCGTGGCCGCCGTGCTGGCCCGGGCCGTCGCCGGACGGTTCGACCAGGCCACCGCGGCCCTGACCAGCGCCGACGGTCGCTGGGGCGAGGACGACCCGATGCCGCGCCGCTTCGACCGCACCGACGTGGCCGACATGCTCAGCCGCGCCGGGTTCACCACCCTCGACGCCCGCGGCGTGCGCATCTTCAGCGACCTCGTCCCGTACGAGTACATCGACACCGAGGCCGACCGGCAGGCGCTGCTGGAGCTCGAGGAGCTCGCGGCCACCGACCGCCGGATCGGCCTGTCCGCGCTGGGCGCGGCGGTCCACGTCATCGCCCGCCGCGACTGA
- a CDS encoding APC family permease translates to MSEVTSERAVDGAGELKRVMGPKLLLLFIVGDILGTGVYALTGEVAGEVGGAAWAPFLVAFAVATLTAFSYLELVTKYPAAGGAATFIHKAFGIHFVTFIVAFAVMASGITSASTASRAFAGFLRDGLQASWGDSSPALLIIALGFMTVIGLINLRGVGESVKANVVLTLVELSGLLMIIFIGLYAMFQGRADFSRVVVFESPDEKGTFLAITTATALAFFAMIGFEDSVNMAEETTNPSRDFPKMMLTGLGLAAVIYTLVSVTAVALVPVGDLVGGERSALTQVVAVGAPDVPFDQIFPWIGMFAVANTALINMLMASRLVYGMAKQEVLPPVLGRVHASRRTPWVAIIFTTLVSYALITYVTLDSASEVVALLGGTTALLLLVVFVIVNAAVLVLRKDHVEHKHFIAPWGLPIVAAVTSAFLVGPWARSPEQQQQYVIAGGLLLLGIVLWAITWFINRAVYAKRTFIRDPEHIDHE, encoded by the coding sequence ATGTCCGAGGTCACTTCGGAGCGTGCCGTCGACGGGGCGGGCGAGCTCAAGCGGGTCATGGGGCCCAAGCTCCTGCTGCTCTTCATCGTCGGTGACATCCTCGGTACCGGTGTCTACGCGCTCACGGGAGAGGTCGCCGGCGAGGTCGGCGGCGCCGCCTGGGCGCCCTTCCTCGTGGCCTTCGCGGTCGCGACGCTGACCGCCTTCTCCTACCTGGAGCTGGTGACGAAGTACCCCGCAGCCGGCGGGGCGGCGACCTTCATCCACAAGGCCTTCGGGATCCACTTCGTGACCTTCATCGTGGCCTTCGCCGTGATGGCCTCGGGCATCACCTCCGCCTCCACCGCGTCGCGGGCCTTCGCCGGCTTCCTCCGGGACGGGCTGCAGGCGAGCTGGGGCGACAGCTCTCCCGCGCTGCTCATCATCGCCCTGGGCTTCATGACCGTGATCGGCCTGATCAACCTGCGTGGTGTCGGTGAGAGCGTCAAGGCCAATGTGGTGCTCACCCTCGTGGAGCTGTCCGGTCTGCTGATGATCATCTTCATCGGTCTGTACGCCATGTTCCAGGGCCGGGCGGACTTCTCCCGGGTCGTCGTCTTCGAGAGCCCCGACGAGAAGGGCACCTTCCTCGCGATCACCACGGCCACGGCGCTGGCGTTCTTCGCGATGATCGGCTTCGAGGACTCGGTCAACATGGCCGAGGAGACCACCAACCCCTCCCGGGACTTCCCGAAGATGATGCTCACCGGCCTCGGTCTCGCTGCCGTGATCTACACGCTCGTCTCGGTCACCGCGGTCGCGCTCGTCCCCGTGGGGGACCTCGTCGGTGGGGAGCGCTCGGCACTGACCCAGGTGGTCGCGGTCGGGGCACCGGACGTGCCGTTCGACCAGATCTTCCCGTGGATCGGGATGTTCGCCGTGGCCAACACGGCGTTGATCAACATGCTCATGGCCTCGCGCCTCGTCTACGGCATGGCCAAGCAGGAGGTGCTCCCGCCCGTGCTCGGACGGGTGCACGCGAGCCGGCGGACGCCGTGGGTGGCCATCATCTTCACCACCCTGGTCTCCTACGCCCTGATCACCTACGTGACCCTCGACAGTGCCTCGGAGGTCGTCGCCCTGCTCGGTGGCACCACCGCGCTGCTCCTGCTGGTCGTCTTCGTCATCGTCAACGCCGCCGTGCTCGTGCTGCGCAAGGACCACGTCGAGCACAAGCACTTCATCGCCCCGTGGGGTCTGCCGATCGTCGCCGCCGTGACCAGCGCCTTCCTCGTCGGCCCGTGGGCCCGCAGCCCCGAGCAGCAGCAGCAGTACGTCATCGCCGGTGGCCTGCTCCTGCTCGGCATCGTCCTGTGGGCGATCACCTGGTTCATCAACCGCGCGGTGTACGCCAAGCGCACCTTCATCCGCGACCCGGAGCACATCGACCACGAGTGA
- a CDS encoding DUF4440 domain-containing protein, producing MDESALPTVLRLERELQTPVARADEDRLLELLAPDFTEVGASGRAWDRESILGLLREQSDDEETSPIEIHDLRGRVIAPGVVQVSWDSDQTGRRARRTSIWCERAHGWQQVHHQGTPLP from the coding sequence ATGGACGAGTCCGCGCTGCCCACGGTCCTGCGGCTCGAGCGCGAGCTGCAGACCCCAGTAGCCCGCGCCGACGAGGACCGCTTGCTCGAACTACTCGCGCCCGACTTCACCGAGGTCGGTGCATCCGGACGAGCTTGGGATCGCGAGTCGATCCTCGGCCTGCTGCGTGAGCAGTCCGACGACGAGGAGACCTCACCCATCGAGATCCACGACCTGCGTGGCCGGGTCATCGCACCCGGTGTCGTCCAGGTCTCATGGGACTCGGATCAGACCGGCAGACGGGCTCGACGCACCTCGATCTGGTGCGAGCGGGCGCACGGCTGGCAGCAGGTCCACCACCAGGGCACCCCGCTGCCGTGA